From Gimesia panareensis, the proteins below share one genomic window:
- a CDS encoding dipeptidase: MSNPINRRSFLGTSLAATGLSAAAAASLSAAEKTASQTGKTQKPIQNEKILHARKVALDILKPSQKELEHGLELHADSLVFDSYGFAPRAAIDGDRLAEAINDHASTAELQDLREDMSMTRCVTDPAEQREFKEAFDAAGVTCIFQNAGEEGQDPMRLIKRLARFTYTTDMLADFVPKAVTPADIEQAQKEGRHCLYLTGNGVPLTQQWETTTDEMKYMRIFFQLGIRMMHMTYNRRNMLGDGCAEPANAGLSDFGREVVREMNKLGIIPDVAHSGWQTSLETAQVSEKPMVASHTTCASLHHHIRSKPDNVIKAIVETNGLVGICCIPRYLGGSGDISRLIDHIDYVVKKFGVDHVAIGTDVAYTSRNSALESKKVPRAPRSRTPWRSLWPPDSFRTTPEMSTSVSWTNWPLFTVGLVQRGYSDEDIQKIIGGNMLRVCRESLA, from the coding sequence ATGAGCAACCCCATCAACCGCCGTTCGTTTCTGGGTACTTCACTCGCCGCCACGGGACTGAGCGCCGCTGCAGCTGCCTCACTCTCCGCTGCAGAAAAAACAGCGAGCCAGACCGGCAAGACACAAAAGCCGATCCAGAATGAAAAAATTCTGCACGCCCGCAAAGTGGCCCTCGATATTCTCAAGCCGTCACAGAAAGAGCTGGAGCATGGCCTCGAACTGCACGCGGATTCGCTCGTCTTCGATTCCTACGGCTTCGCTCCCCGGGCTGCCATCGATGGAGACAGACTCGCCGAAGCGATCAACGATCATGCCTCGACCGCGGAACTGCAGGACCTCCGCGAAGACATGTCCATGACCCGCTGCGTCACCGATCCCGCCGAGCAGCGCGAATTCAAAGAAGCCTTCGATGCCGCCGGCGTAACCTGCATCTTTCAGAACGCGGGCGAGGAAGGGCAGGACCCCATGCGATTGATCAAGCGGCTGGCCCGGTTCACCTACACGACGGACATGCTCGCCGATTTTGTTCCCAAAGCGGTCACCCCCGCGGATATCGAACAGGCGCAAAAAGAAGGGCGGCACTGCCTGTACCTCACCGGCAACGGCGTCCCCCTGACGCAGCAGTGGGAAACCACGACCGACGAAATGAAGTACATGCGGATCTTCTTCCAGCTGGGCATCCGCATGATGCACATGACCTACAACCGCCGCAACATGCTGGGCGACGGCTGTGCGGAGCCGGCCAATGCGGGCCTCAGCGATTTCGGTCGGGAGGTCGTCCGCGAAATGAACAAGCTGGGCATCATTCCCGACGTCGCCCATTCCGGCTGGCAGACCAGCCTGGAAACCGCACAGGTTTCAGAAAAACCGATGGTCGCCAGCCATACCACCTGTGCCAGCCTGCATCATCACATTCGCAGCAAACCGGACAATGTCATCAAGGCCATCGTCGAAACCAACGGTCTGGTCGGTATCTGCTGCATTCCCCGTTACCTGGGCGGCAGCGGCGATATCAGCCGGCTGATTGATCATATTGATTACGTGGTCAAGAAATTCGGCGTCGACCATGTCGCGATCGGCACCGATGTCGCTTATACTTCCCGTAACAGTGCTCTGGAGAGCAAGAAAGTCCCCCGGGCACCCCGTTCGCGAACTCCCTGGAGAAGCCTGTGGCCGCCGGACAGCTTCCGGACCACCCCCGAAATGAGCACCAGCGTCTCCTGGACCAACTGGCCTCTGTTTACCGTCGGTCTGGTCCAGCGGGGTTATTCCGATGAGGACATTCAAAAGATCATTGGCGGCAATATGCTGCGGGTCTGTCGAGAATCACTGGCCTGA
- a CDS encoding PPC domain-containing protein — protein MPLHAPILPAVLACSLVLSLGTNLEAAPPSVNYLNPAGGQVGQKVEVSVDKTLGTQPVSVWTSQPGLKIEIPAKPAKGKEKQFTVEIDPKAKPGLYWLRFHNAEGASGIRPFLVGTLPELTGAEPNEDLEHAQKIEQPAVTINGVLAKAGDVDTYQVKLKQGQTLVASQVANEQLGSPMDGVLQLLNHRGTVLKQMDDTLWFDPRIVFTAPEEGTYYIRTFAFPADPNSTIRFAGAASYIYRLTLTTGPFVDHSLPLAWHPSTAQPVALAGWNLTDKLKTLMPAVSDSNKDALLSAPELGNCVTIPLSTTPVVLETKESQSEAGQQLTVPTTVTGKVAGPREVDVYRFNAKKGEKLSFKVDSHTLGYPLDPYVRLFDAKGKLLKEIDDPIRNYFDARLDYTIPADGEYRLQVTDRFQHGGYRYVYLLSILPTEADFSLKTPNEQYTLTAGDKPLEIDVTIDRQSPRFSDDIEVSIAGLPEGVTCKPVVSQVKDKGGKSVKLKLEAKKDVVFQGPLVIQGTSVKDKSKQHTATAVITGISPKRNTARPKPDLELPYLWLTIKKK, from the coding sequence ATGCCGTTGCACGCCCCGATTCTGCCCGCCGTTCTCGCCTGCTCATTGGTTCTCAGTCTGGGGACAAACCTTGAGGCCGCTCCGCCCAGCGTGAACTATCTCAACCCCGCCGGTGGCCAGGTCGGACAGAAGGTCGAAGTCAGCGTCGATAAAACTCTGGGTACACAGCCGGTATCGGTCTGGACTTCGCAGCCGGGTCTCAAAATTGAGATCCCTGCCAAGCCGGCCAAGGGGAAAGAAAAACAGTTCACGGTCGAGATCGATCCGAAAGCGAAACCGGGTCTGTACTGGCTTCGCTTCCATAATGCAGAGGGGGCTTCCGGCATCCGACCATTTCTGGTAGGCACCCTGCCCGAACTGACAGGGGCCGAACCGAATGAAGATCTGGAACACGCGCAGAAAATCGAACAACCTGCCGTCACCATCAACGGTGTACTGGCCAAAGCAGGCGATGTCGATACCTATCAGGTCAAACTGAAACAGGGGCAGACGCTCGTTGCTTCCCAGGTCGCCAACGAACAGCTCGGTTCTCCCATGGATGGTGTGCTGCAACTGCTCAATCACCGGGGAACGGTGCTGAAGCAGATGGACGACACCCTCTGGTTCGATCCTCGGATTGTATTTACCGCACCGGAAGAGGGCACCTATTACATTCGCACGTTTGCCTTCCCCGCGGATCCCAACAGTACGATTCGCTTTGCGGGAGCGGCTTCGTATATTTATCGGCTAACGCTGACGACGGGGCCCTTCGTCGATCACAGCCTCCCCCTGGCCTGGCACCCTTCGACCGCACAGCCGGTCGCACTGGCAGGCTGGAACCTGACAGACAAACTAAAAACACTGATGCCGGCCGTCTCCGATTCGAACAAAGACGCCCTGCTCAGCGCTCCCGAACTGGGCAACTGCGTGACGATTCCCCTCAGTACGACTCCCGTGGTTCTCGAAACCAAAGAGAGCCAGTCGGAAGCGGGACAGCAGCTGACTGTGCCGACAACGGTGACGGGAAAAGTCGCCGGTCCCCGGGAAGTCGACGTCTATCGCTTCAATGCGAAAAAGGGGGAGAAGCTCTCCTTCAAAGTCGATTCTCACACACTGGGCTACCCTCTCGATCCGTATGTCAGACTGTTCGATGCCAAAGGGAAACTCCTTAAGGAGATCGACGATCCGATACGGAATTATTTCGACGCCCGCCTGGATTATACGATTCCGGCAGACGGCGAATACCGGCTGCAGGTGACCGATCGCTTCCAGCATGGCGGCTATCGTTATGTCTATCTGCTGTCGATCTTGCCGACCGAAGCGGACTTCTCTCTCAAGACCCCCAACGAACAATACACGCTGACCGCGGGCGACAAGCCGCTGGAGATCGATGTCACCATCGACCGCCAGAGCCCCCGCTTCAGTGACGATATCGAAGTCAGCATCGCCGGTCTGCCGGAAGGTGTGACCTGCAAACCGGTCGTGTCCCAGGTCAAAGACAAGGGGGGCAAGTCGGTCAAGCTGAAGCTGGAAGCGAAGAAGGACGTTGTGTTCCAGGGCCCCCTGGTAATTCAGGGGACGAGTGTCAAAGACAAGTCTAAGCAGCACACCGCCACCGCGGTGATCACAGGGATCAGCCCCAAACGCAACACAGCCCGTCCCAAACCCGATCTCGAACTGCCTTACCTGTGGCTGACGATAAAGAAGAAGTAG
- a CDS encoding leucine-rich repeat domain-containing protein: MSKAATGSEEEVPQESTLETDIKALKEISANLKMDYNGNISQVSFSGSKLVDAGLVYLGRLNKLRKLDLSGSKVTDEGMTHLKSLKSLREVSLHGIPVTDTGLAEFKKLSNLEVLNLSRTKVTDAGLKHLKGLDSLKELFLTGLEITGEGLTHLSDLKSLETLGLSETQITDEALAHIKGLKKLRVLLLRDTSITDDGLKQIKGLTRLQRLWLRNTQITDDGMKYLAKMKDMEWLELNDTEIGNAGISEIKVLENMVDMNLRNTNVTDKCIPSLKKMKQLSTLYIDGTEITEEGIAKLEKGLPYCRVEQ; this comes from the coding sequence ATGAGCAAAGCTGCCACAGGTTCAGAGGAAGAAGTTCCGCAGGAATCAACGCTGGAAACCGATATCAAGGCCCTGAAGGAAATCAGTGCCAATCTGAAGATGGATTACAACGGGAATATCTCCCAGGTCTCCTTCTCCGGTTCCAAGCTGGTTGACGCAGGCCTGGTCTATCTCGGGCGTCTGAACAAGCTGAGAAAGCTCGATCTTTCCGGTTCCAAGGTGACTGACGAGGGGATGACCCATCTTAAGTCACTCAAGAGCCTGCGGGAAGTTTCACTGCACGGCATTCCGGTTACCGATACCGGCCTGGCAGAATTCAAAAAGCTGAGCAATCTGGAAGTGCTCAATCTGTCGCGCACCAAAGTGACCGACGCCGGATTAAAGCATCTCAAAGGCCTGGACAGCCTGAAAGAACTCTTCCTGACCGGGCTGGAAATTACGGGCGAAGGGCTGACACACCTCTCTGACCTGAAGAGTCTGGAAACCCTGGGGCTTTCAGAAACCCAGATTACCGATGAAGCCCTGGCCCACATTAAGGGCTTGAAAAAACTCCGCGTCCTGCTGCTGCGGGATACATCGATCACCGATGATGGGCTGAAGCAGATCAAGGGGCTGACCCGGTTGCAGCGACTCTGGTTGCGGAACACGCAGATCACCGACGATGGTATGAAGTATCTGGCCAAGATGAAAGATATGGAATGGCTGGAGCTCAACGATACCGAAATCGGGAATGCCGGTATTTCAGAAATCAAAGTTCTGGAAAACATGGTGGACATGAATCTGCGGAATACCAACGTGACCGATAAATGCATTCCTTCACTGAAGAAGATGAAGCAACTGAGCACGCTCTACATCGACGGCACCGAAATTACCGAAGAAGGTATCGCCAAGCTCGAAAAAGGGCTGCCTTATTGTCGCGTTGAGCAGTAA
- a CDS encoding DUF1501 domain-containing protein codes for MMNVSKNCNGITRRNCLQLGLGAMTGLGLVDLLRLQAQAKGTAAPQRKATAKSVILIWMDGGPTHYETFDPKPEAPVEIRGEFNPIPTKVPGVQFSQHMKRLASIFDKYSVIRSIRHNQGNHGAGNHYMMTGAPPRIPVGCGAFVSFHPSMGSVVAHEKPTTNNLPAYFTMPSMSRSGGPNFLGAKYAPFVMSDNPNSSNFRVRDLALPSGLTDARYKTRRDLRAQVDQLKRIRDEVAGDPVLNLDEYYEQGYNLVASTEAQKAFEIDRESDELRDKYGRTSFGQRALLARRLTEAGVPFVTLYEGGWDHHGSLFKTFNSRMPAFENTIATLIEDLDERGLLDTTMVLALGEFGRTPKINPGGGRDHWSNAMSVLMAGGGTPGGLALGATDKAGYSAVERVLSPENFVSTIYTKMGIDPDKVLYTPEGRPSHLVSDPTPIPELFA; via the coding sequence ATGATGAACGTTTCAAAGAACTGCAATGGAATCACCCGACGAAATTGCCTGCAGCTTGGTCTCGGTGCGATGACCGGCCTGGGGCTGGTGGATCTGCTGCGACTGCAGGCCCAGGCCAAAGGGACCGCAGCACCTCAACGGAAAGCGACCGCCAAAAGCGTCATCCTGATCTGGATGGACGGCGGACCGACCCACTACGAAACGTTCGATCCCAAACCCGAAGCACCGGTCGAAATCCGGGGTGAATTCAATCCGATCCCGACCAAAGTGCCGGGGGTCCAGTTCTCTCAGCACATGAAACGGCTGGCATCGATCTTCGACAAATATTCGGTGATCCGCTCGATCCGTCATAACCAGGGCAACCACGGTGCCGGCAACCATTACATGATGACCGGTGCCCCGCCGCGAATTCCGGTGGGCTGCGGTGCCTTCGTGAGCTTCCACCCCAGTATGGGTTCGGTCGTCGCGCACGAAAAGCCGACCACCAACAACCTGCCCGCCTACTTCACCATGCCCAGCATGTCACGCTCGGGCGGACCGAACTTCCTGGGTGCCAAGTACGCTCCGTTTGTCATGTCGGACAATCCGAACTCGTCTAACTTCCGTGTGCGTGACCTGGCACTGCCCAGTGGTCTGACCGATGCACGCTACAAAACCCGCCGCGATCTGCGGGCGCAGGTCGATCAACTGAAGCGGATCCGGGATGAAGTTGCCGGCGACCCGGTGCTGAACCTCGATGAATATTACGAGCAGGGTTACAACCTCGTGGCCTCCACCGAAGCACAGAAGGCGTTCGAAATCGATCGCGAATCCGACGAACTGCGTGATAAATACGGTCGGACTTCGTTCGGCCAACGTGCCCTGCTTGCCCGTCGCCTGACGGAAGCGGGTGTGCCTTTCGTCACGCTGTACGAAGGGGGCTGGGACCATCACGGCAGTCTGTTCAAGACCTTCAACAGCCGGATGCCCGCTTTTGAAAACACGATCGCCACGCTGATTGAAGACCTCGATGAACGGGGGCTCCTGGATACGACCATGGTCCTCGCTTTGGGTGAATTCGGTCGTACGCCGAAGATCAATCCGGGCGGTGGGCGTGACCACTGGTCGAATGCGATGTCGGTCCTGATGGCCGGCGGTGGCACACCGGGCGGACTGGCACTGGGTGCGACCGACAAAGCCGGTTACTCCGCAGTCGAACGTGTCCTCTCTCCGGAAAACTTTGTCTCGACCATTTATACCAAAATGGGCATCGATCCCGACAAGGTTCTGTATACGCCGGAAGGTCGTCCTTCGCACCTGGTCAGCGATCCGACGCCGATTCCGGAACTGTTCGCTTAA
- a CDS encoding DUF1549 and DUF1553 domain-containing protein, which produces MKSLLYHCLGCFVLLTALSAQAAPPAESKLSVYPEKVELNGPRSRQQLIVTRQQDKLSVDLTRDVQFQSQQPTVVQVDAAGVIKPVGNGAATVTVTDGAQKINIPVLVKDVDRQALLDFERDIHPMFSRFGCNGGSCHGKQRGQGGFQLSMFAFDPEFDYNALVKESRGRRASPLAPDQSLVLLKGAGKVPHGGGKKLPADTPYYARLERWISEGATRGVEGTPELVKISASPTERIMLPKTQQQMVVTAHYSDGSTRDITDLAEFMSSESVYVSVDEHGLVTAGSLMGEASIMARYMGKFASLSVTIPSKNKVPDEYYTKLPRNNFIDGLVWDKLQKYGLKPSDPVDDATYLRRVTLDIIGRTPTAEEARAFLQDPSPNKRERLVDYLLEQPEFGDHWANKWADLLRPNPYHVGIKTVLNYDAWIRESFYQNKPLDQFTHELLTAKGGTWHNGAVTMFRDRRKPEELTTIVSQLFLGIRLNCAQCHHHPNEVWGQEDFYSFAAYFARIGRKGRGISAPISGSEEMVFTSNSGSVRHPLTNEVLPPRPLFGEVPEIKENQDPREILADWIISPQNHFFAEVNANRVWADLMGRGIVEPIDDFRESNPPSNKPLIKALGKKFREQKFDLKKYIKTIVLSHVYSLSALPNETNVGDTRNYSRHYRQRLRAEVLLDSVSELVGVPDSFSAMPQDSTAKQIWTHRVSSVFLDSFGRPDPNQDPPCERTTDTTVVQVLHMMNSRDLYARIQSKNGNSAAWAKSKMTPDQIVEELYLTAYSRYPTIEEKRLGRSLFEEEGASRQQVIEDLMWALLNTPEYLFKN; this is translated from the coding sequence ATGAAATCTCTACTCTATCATTGCCTCGGCTGCTTTGTTCTGCTTACCGCTCTTTCTGCGCAAGCAGCGCCGCCAGCAGAATCAAAGCTCAGCGTCTATCCGGAGAAAGTCGAACTCAACGGCCCCCGTTCGCGCCAGCAGCTGATCGTCACCCGCCAGCAGGACAAACTTTCCGTCGACCTCACGCGCGATGTGCAGTTTCAGTCACAGCAACCCACCGTGGTTCAGGTTGATGCTGCCGGCGTGATCAAACCGGTTGGTAACGGTGCCGCCACGGTGACCGTGACGGACGGTGCGCAAAAAATCAATATTCCAGTTCTGGTCAAAGACGTCGATCGACAGGCGCTGCTCGATTTCGAACGGGACATCCATCCGATGTTTTCCCGCTTTGGTTGCAACGGCGGTTCCTGTCACGGGAAGCAGCGCGGCCAGGGGGGATTCCAGCTGTCGATGTTCGCCTTCGATCCCGAATTTGATTACAACGCACTGGTCAAGGAATCACGCGGTCGGCGTGCTTCACCACTGGCGCCCGATCAGAGTCTGGTACTGCTCAAAGGGGCCGGTAAGGTTCCTCACGGGGGTGGGAAAAAACTTCCGGCCGACACTCCTTATTATGCACGGCTGGAACGCTGGATTTCCGAAGGGGCAACCCGCGGCGTCGAGGGGACACCGGAACTGGTCAAGATTTCCGCGTCTCCTACCGAGCGGATCATGCTCCCCAAAACACAACAGCAGATGGTGGTCACCGCGCATTACAGCGATGGCTCCACCCGCGACATTACTGATCTGGCCGAGTTCATGTCCAGTGAAAGCGTTTACGTTTCCGTCGACGAGCATGGTCTGGTCACCGCCGGTTCGCTGATGGGGGAAGCCTCGATCATGGCCCGCTACATGGGCAAATTCGCTTCGCTGAGCGTGACGATCCCCTCGAAAAACAAAGTCCCCGACGAATACTATACCAAACTCCCCCGCAACAACTTTATTGACGGGCTGGTCTGGGACAAACTGCAGAAGTATGGTCTCAAACCATCCGACCCTGTAGACGACGCGACCTATCTGCGTCGGGTCACCCTCGATATCATCGGCCGCACGCCGACCGCGGAAGAAGCGCGGGCTTTTCTGCAGGACCCCTCCCCCAACAAGCGGGAGCGGCTGGTCGATTATCTGCTGGAGCAGCCGGAATTTGGCGATCACTGGGCCAACAAATGGGCCGATTTATTGCGTCCCAATCCGTATCATGTGGGTATCAAGACCGTCTTGAATTATGATGCCTGGATCCGTGAATCGTTTTACCAGAATAAACCCCTCGATCAGTTCACGCACGAATTGCTGACCGCCAAAGGAGGAACGTGGCACAACGGTGCAGTGACCATGTTCCGCGATCGCCGCAAACCCGAAGAGCTCACCACGATTGTCAGTCAGCTCTTCCTGGGGATTCGCCTGAACTGTGCCCAGTGTCATCACCACCCCAACGAAGTCTGGGGTCAGGAAGATTTCTACAGCTTTGCGGCCTACTTCGCCAGAATCGGCCGTAAAGGCCGCGGGATCTCGGCCCCGATTTCGGGATCGGAGGAAATGGTTTTCACCTCCAACTCCGGTAGCGTACGGCACCCGTTGACCAACGAAGTCCTTCCGCCACGCCCGCTGTTTGGCGAAGTGCCTGAGATCAAAGAAAATCAGGATCCACGCGAAATACTGGCAGACTGGATTATCTCGCCCCAGAATCATTTCTTCGCCGAAGTGAATGCGAACCGCGTCTGGGCTGATCTGATGGGACGGGGCATTGTCGAGCCGATTGACGATTTCCGTGAAAGCAATCCTCCGTCCAACAAACCGCTGATCAAAGCCCTGGGTAAGAAATTCCGGGAACAGAAATTCGACCTGAAAAAATACATCAAGACGATCGTGCTCTCACACGTTTACAGCCTGAGTGCTCTGCCTAACGAAACCAACGTGGGTGATACCCGCAATTACTCACGGCATTATCGTCAGCGTCTGCGGGCGGAAGTTCTGCTGGACAGCGTGAGCGAACTGGTTGGCGTGCCCGATTCATTTTCAGCCATGCCCCAGGATTCAACGGCCAAACAGATCTGGACGCATCGCGTCAGTTCGGTCTTCCTCGACTCCTTTGGCCGTCCCGATCCCAACCAGGATCCGCCCTGCGAACGGACAACAGATACCACGGTTGTGCAGGTGCTGCATATGATGAATTCCCGTGATCTGTATGCCCGCATTCAATCTAAAAACGGCAACAGTGCCGCATGGGCTAAGAGTAAAATGACACCCGATCAGATTGTGGAAGAACTGTATCTGACGGCTTATTCGCGATATCCAACGATTGAAGAAAAACGACTGGGGCGCTCCCTGTTTGAAGAGGAAGGAGCCAGCCGGCAGCAGGTGATTGAAGACCTGATGTGGGCGCTGCTCAATACGCCGGAGTATCTCTTCAAAAACTGA
- a CDS encoding Rieske 2Fe-2S domain-containing protein — translation MTNWIPLGDVSEIKPGSRKLYTLQGTEIAVFHVPNPDQSGSFYAIENSCPHQGASLIEGEGCGTEVNCPLHDWTFDVASGECLDFPEFPLTRFELKQEADLLLINGDAFAEAESRNLFLVRYSVMGWVDQFSAEVDAGYSHRDRVILQTSRGEEMGEILSPLESQDKKITPAGTILRELTPLDQEQLPGQGNVTTQVFGDCQQLIQERGMPTEIIDCEQLFDQQTVVLYYLGSRLPALEILAQELNARYPWRIVFHPVDEAPASSGCSSGGCGCDQK, via the coding sequence ATGACCAACTGGATTCCGCTGGGCGACGTTTCCGAGATCAAGCCCGGCAGTCGAAAACTATATACCCTCCAGGGCACCGAGATCGCGGTGTTCCACGTTCCGAACCCCGATCAGTCGGGCTCATTTTACGCGATCGAAAATTCCTGTCCGCATCAGGGCGCTTCGCTGATCGAAGGCGAAGGCTGCGGCACCGAGGTCAACTGTCCGCTGCACGACTGGACGTTCGATGTTGCCAGCGGTGAATGTCTGGACTTCCCCGAGTTTCCGCTCACGCGCTTTGAACTGAAACAGGAAGCCGATCTGTTGCTGATCAATGGAGACGCGTTTGCCGAAGCCGAGTCGCGCAACCTGTTCCTGGTGCGCTATAGTGTGATGGGCTGGGTCGACCAGTTTTCTGCAGAGGTGGATGCCGGCTATTCGCACCGCGATCGGGTCATTCTGCAGACCAGCCGCGGCGAAGAGATGGGCGAAATCCTCTCTCCCCTCGAATCGCAGGACAAAAAGATCACGCCCGCCGGTACAATCCTGCGGGAACTGACTCCCCTGGATCAGGAACAGCTGCCCGGGCAGGGGAATGTCACCACCCAGGTCTTCGGCGACTGTCAGCAACTGATCCAGGAACGGGGGATGCCGACCGAAATCATTGACTGCGAACAACTGTTTGATCAGCAGACGGTCGTACTGTACTATCTGGGTAGTCGGCTGCCGGCCCTGGAAATCCTGGCACAGGAGTTGAATGCCCGTTATCCCTGGCGGATTGTCTTTCACCCTGTCGACGAAGCACCTGCCTCCTCGGGCTGTTCCAGTGGCGGCTGTGGCTGCGATCAGAAATAG
- a CDS encoding 5' nucleotidase, NT5C type: MPVRHILLDMDGVISDFMGAILELHGQRELAENWPEGEPNYAGVLGMTKDEFWKPVDSLGGRFWAEFPPYPWLNELLDLIRETAPFTISTSPSRSAACASAKVEWLRQHFEEPLFMDFMIGTQKYLLAKPDVVLIDDQHKNIDKFREHGGQAILFPQPWNANYAITDRIGYVKSELEKLL, translated from the coding sequence ATGCCTGTACGACATATTTTACTGGACATGGATGGCGTGATCTCTGACTTCATGGGAGCGATCCTGGAATTGCATGGTCAGCGGGAACTCGCGGAGAACTGGCCGGAAGGGGAACCCAATTACGCGGGCGTGCTCGGCATGACGAAGGACGAATTCTGGAAGCCGGTCGACAGCCTGGGGGGCCGGTTCTGGGCCGAGTTCCCTCCGTATCCCTGGTTGAACGAACTACTGGATCTGATCAGAGAGACCGCACCGTTTACCATCAGCACCTCACCCAGTCGCAGCGCGGCCTGTGCTTCCGCGAAAGTCGAATGGCTGCGACAGCATTTCGAAGAGCCGCTGTTCATGGACTTCATGATCGGGACCCAGAAGTATTTGCTTGCAAAACCAGATGTCGTGCTGATCGATGATCAGCACAAAAACATCGACAAATTCCGGGAGCACGGAGGTCAGGCGATTCTGTTCCCGCAGCCCTGGAATGCCAATTATGCGATCACGGATCGGATCGGTTACGTCAAATCCGAGCTGGAAAAGCTGCTTTAA
- a CDS encoding NAD-dependent epimerase/dehydratase family protein encodes MRILITGAAGYVGRYFSQHWQTDDELVLGDIHPNPEDARFIPLDITDPAQTRAAMQGIDAVVHLAKQADEGPMEGDELNNKRFDVNVKGTFNLLEAARDAGVKRFIFTSTIMTVLGYEAPEWVAADAEPRPVGSYALTKQLCEVMCAHYADQHDMSIVCLRIPKPIDLEHPLWKTHPLRPQWVPFPDLLQAYQKAVTASIAGCEVITIVGESAQRRWDLSKAEKLLGYRPTLLPEELGYQMGSEDQPIPEESHYA; translated from the coding sequence ATGCGCATTTTAATCACCGGTGCCGCCGGCTACGTAGGACGCTATTTCAGCCAGCACTGGCAGACGGACGACGAACTGGTTCTGGGTGACATCCATCCGAATCCCGAAGACGCCCGCTTCATCCCGCTGGACATTACCGATCCCGCGCAGACCCGGGCCGCCATGCAGGGCATCGACGCCGTCGTGCATCTGGCGAAACAGGCCGACGAAGGACCGATGGAGGGGGATGAGCTGAACAACAAACGCTTCGACGTGAATGTGAAAGGGACCTTCAATCTGCTCGAAGCGGCCCGTGATGCGGGTGTCAAACGTTTCATCTTCACCAGTACGATTATGACGGTGCTGGGCTACGAGGCGCCCGAGTGGGTCGCCGCGGATGCGGAGCCTCGCCCGGTCGGTTCCTATGCCCTGACGAAACAGTTATGCGAAGTGATGTGTGCGCATTATGCAGACCAGCATGACATGTCGATTGTCTGCCTGCGGATTCCCAAGCCGATTGACCTCGAGCATCCCCTCTGGAAAACACATCCACTCCGGCCTCAATGGGTACCCTTCCCGGATCTCCTGCAGGCCTACCAGAAAGCGGTCACCGCTTCGATCGCAGGCTGTGAAGTGATTACGATCGTCGGCGAAAGCGCACAGCGCCGCTGGGATCTCAGCAAAGCGGAAAAACTGCTCGGCTATCGACCGACACTGCTCCCGGAAGAACTCGGATACCAGATGGGAAGCGAAGACCAGCCCATCCCGGAAGAGTCGCATTACGCCTGA